The Xanthomonas sp. DAR 34887 genome has a segment encoding these proteins:
- a CDS encoding pseudouridine synthase: MGRCVTCALWPGPLRADNPAVSMSPDSLQILYLDPFLAVVDKPTGLMVHDSKLARGEDDFLADRLRAQLGRPIFLVHRLDRATSGCLLLAFDRDTAGALGKALMAGAVDKDYLAICRGWPAEERFDVDHDLDGGPGKPVKKPAQTRFERLACGELQVPSGEFGTSRYALLRCSPVTGRFRQIRRHLKHLSHHLIGDTSHGDGRHNRIFRMQGVHRMLLHAERLAFPHPDGRQIEVRAPLDAEFVRAFGLFGWDPALWQADAGRGVAG, translated from the coding sequence ATGGGACGCTGCGTGACGTGCGCATTGTGGCCAGGGCCGCTGCGCGCGGATAATCCCGCGGTGAGCATGTCCCCCGATTCCCTGCAGATCCTCTATCTGGACCCGTTCCTGGCCGTGGTCGACAAGCCGACCGGGCTGATGGTCCACGACAGCAAGCTGGCCCGCGGCGAGGACGACTTCCTCGCCGATCGCCTGCGCGCGCAACTGGGGCGTCCGATCTTCCTGGTGCACCGGCTCGACCGCGCCACCAGCGGCTGCCTGCTGCTGGCCTTCGACCGCGACACCGCCGGCGCGCTGGGCAAGGCGCTGATGGCGGGAGCAGTGGACAAGGACTACCTGGCGATTTGCCGCGGCTGGCCGGCCGAGGAACGCTTCGACGTGGACCACGACCTCGACGGCGGCCCCGGCAAACCGGTGAAGAAGCCGGCGCAGACCCGCTTCGAGCGCCTTGCCTGCGGCGAGCTGCAGGTACCGTCGGGCGAGTTCGGCACCTCGCGCTACGCGCTGCTGCGCTGCAGTCCGGTGACCGGCCGTTTCCGCCAGATCCGCCGCCACCTCAAGCATCTGTCGCATCACCTGATCGGCGACACCAGCCATGGCGACGGCCGCCACAACCGCATCTTCCGCATGCAGGGCGTGCACCGCATGCTGCTGCACGCCGAGCGCCTGGCGTTCCCGCATCCGGACGGGCGCCAGATCGAGGTGCGCGCGCCGCTGGATGCGGAGTTCGTGCGGGCATTCGGGTTGTTCGGGTGGGATCCTGCGCTTTGGCAGGCGGATGCGGGACGTGGTGTGGCGGGATAG
- a CDS encoding DUF2059 domain-containing protein → MNQTPLLSRRWPQRLLLAALLALAAAPALAEPPSDGDINRLLSASRAQNMLDSMLPQIEAMQRQQFAQLTAQHPLDAAQQQKVQQIQERTQATVRKALSWQEMRPLYVNLYKQSFSKQDVLAMAEFYESPAGQSMLDKTPQLMQNLMGAIQQKITPLFVDLQKDLEQTVNAPPAK, encoded by the coding sequence ATGAACCAGACCCCGCTCCTTTCCCGTCGCTGGCCGCAACGCCTGCTGCTGGCCGCGCTGCTGGCCCTGGCCGCCGCGCCCGCCCTGGCCGAACCGCCCAGCGATGGCGACATCAACCGCCTGCTGTCGGCCTCGCGCGCGCAGAACATGCTCGACAGCATGCTGCCGCAGATCGAGGCGATGCAGCGCCAGCAATTCGCGCAGCTGACCGCGCAGCACCCGCTCGACGCGGCACAGCAGCAGAAGGTGCAGCAGATCCAGGAGCGCACCCAGGCCACCGTGCGCAAGGCGCTGTCGTGGCAGGAAATGCGCCCGCTGTATGTGAACCTGTACAAGCAGTCGTTCTCCAAGCAGGACGTGCTGGCGATGGCCGAGTTCTATGAGAGCCCGGCCGGCCAGAGCATGCTCGACAAGACCCCGCAGCTGATGCAGAACCTGATGGGCGCGATCCAGCAGAAGATCACCCCGCTGTTCGTGGACCTGCAGAAGGATCTGGAGCAAACGGTCAACGCGCCGCCGGCCAAGTAA
- the arfB gene encoding alternative ribosome rescue aminoacyl-tRNA hydrolase ArfB, which yields MGTGAIHISNSLAIPESEIVERFVRASGAGGQNVNKVSTAVELRFDLAGSPSLPEPLRARLLARRDRRITAEGVLVIDAQRFRTQDRNRDDARQRLAEFIAAGLSVPKRRIATKPSHGAKLRRLDAKRERSQIKRGRSPGRWE from the coding sequence ATGGGTACAGGGGCCATCCACATCTCGAACAGCCTGGCGATTCCGGAGAGCGAAATCGTCGAGCGCTTCGTGCGCGCCAGCGGCGCCGGCGGGCAGAACGTCAACAAGGTCTCCACCGCGGTGGAGCTGCGTTTCGATCTGGCCGGTTCGCCGTCGCTGCCGGAGCCGTTGCGGGCGCGATTGCTGGCGCGGCGCGACCGGCGCATCACCGCCGAAGGCGTGCTGGTGATCGATGCGCAGCGCTTCCGTACCCAGGACCGCAACCGCGACGATGCGCGCCAGCGCCTGGCCGAGTTCATCGCCGCCGGGTTGTCGGTGCCGAAACGGCGCATCGCCACCAAACCCTCGCACGGCGCCAAGCTGCGGCGTCTCGACGCCAAGCGCGAGCGCAGCCAGATCAAACGCGGCCGTTCGCCCGGCCGCTGGGAGTGA